One Cucumis melo cultivar AY chromosome 8, USDA_Cmelo_AY_1.0, whole genome shotgun sequence genomic window, GGGGTGGGAACTCTTTTGGGGCAAGGGCAACTTTGCCTGAACGCTCCCTTCTCAGTCGCATGTTGCCTTTTGCATTTGAAAGAGTAAAATTTCAAAGACTTATAATTTGTGGAGGCCATTATAAGTTCTCGGTCATTCTATTTGGCCTTTCCAAAGTACTTTCAACCTTAATCCTACTGATCAATATAAAAAAATGCAGTTTTTGGATAGAAAATGATCAAGTATGTGATGAGCATAAAGTGTGGGTTGAGGGAATGCAAAATGCTTTGAAGTCCAAATACTACTAGATGCAATTTGTGATATGTCATGCGCCGGATAAAGTTTAATACTTGACATTATATATTCATAATAAAGGAAATTACATTAGCTATAACTGCAATTTGATCTGCTAATGAATTGATGCTTGATGGCACCATTAGACTATTGGAGAAATTGTGTTCAACTTCAAGATCTCATGGATTAATGCAAAGGTAGTGAGTGGAATGCCTTGCTAGCTATTTATAACATATCAACTAGTACAAGTTCTAACCAAAAGCTGCTGCTATTTATGTCATAACTAACAAGTAACAACCACAATGCTAAATGCTAACCATCTTCAATTGTAACAGTGATCATTGTGTGCACATGGCGTTATTGTACAAGAGTCTGAGTAGGAAAGTTTTGCTTACATCTGCAGCTATGAAAAGAAGAATTACAACAGATGCCTGTCAGATTTTAATGTCTCCATCTCTCACATCCATTGATTTTCCTGATATTTGGACTAGTTCCAGCTGTTCTGATTATTCTTCCATCACAAAATCGTATGGTACGTCACCATTTCACTCTAACCCTTCTCCTACGTCAGCtcctttttccccagttcaaatccaGATGGTGTCACTGTATAGGTTTTGTATATCAATTTGTTCATCATCAAACTCTTTCTTATCTGTGTTTGGCGTCTATGATTTAATGTTTCTTGCAGATGACCAACAGACTGCAACAGTAATTGATGGTAGGGTGATTGCTGAGGAAATTACATCAGGAATAACTAGTGAGGTGAGGAGGATGAAGAACGCTACTGGAAATATTCCTGGCTTGGCTGTAATCATGGTCGGCCAAAGAAGGGACTCGCAGACTTATGTTCGTAACAAAATAGCTGCATGTGAAGAAGCTGGAATCAAGTCAGAGATTTCTAATTTGCCTGAAGATTGTACAGAAGATCAAGTTCTTAATGCTTTGTCACGTTTTCATGAAGATCCATCTATTCATGGTATACTTGTGCAGCTTCCTCTACCGCAAGTAATTTCTAAAACTGGGCCACAATGATATTTA contains:
- the LOC103501504 gene encoding bifunctional protein FolD 1, mitochondrial isoform X1 — translated: MLDGTIRLLEKLCSTSRSHGLMQSDHCVHMALLYKSLSRKVLLTSAAMKRRITTDACQILMSPSLTSIDFPDIWTSSSCSDYSSITKSYDDQQTATVIDGRVIAEEITSGITSEVRRMKNATGNIPGLAVIMVGQRRDSQTYVRNKIAACEEAGIKSEISNLPEDCTEDQVLNALSRFHEDPSIHGILVQLPLPQHLDESKILNSVHLEKDVDGFHPLNMGNLAMRGREPLFLPCTPKGCIELLIRSGVEITGKRAVVIGRSNIVGLPTSLLLQRHHATVSIVHAFTRNPEQIAREADIVVAAAGVPNLVRGSWLKPGAIVIDVGTNPVEDPSCEFGYRLIGDVCYEEASRVASAITPVPGGVGPVTVAMLLLNTLESAKRAHNFA
- the LOC103501504 gene encoding bifunctional protein FolD 1, mitochondrial isoform X5; the encoded protein is MQSDHCVHMALLYKSLSRKVLLTSAAMKRRITTDACQILMSPSLTSIDFPDIWTSSSCSDYSSITKSYDDQQTATVIDGRVIAEEITSGITSEVRRMKNATGNIPGLAVIMVGQRRDSQTYVRNKIAACEEAGIKSEISNLPEDCTEDQVLNALSRFHEDPSIHGILVQLPLPQHLDESKILNSVHLEKDVDGFHPLNMGNLAMRGREPLFLPCTPKGCIELLIRSGVEITGKRAVVIGRSNIVGLPTSLLLQRHHATVSIVHAFTRNPEQIAREADIVVAAAGVPNLVRGSWLKPGAIVIDVGTNPVETSVCI